In a genomic window of Anser cygnoides isolate HZ-2024a breed goose chromosome 28, Taihu_goose_T2T_genome, whole genome shotgun sequence:
- the LOC136787177 gene encoding olfactory receptor 14A16-like: MSNSSSITEFLLLAFADTRELQLLHFGLFLAIYLAALLGNGLILTAVACDHRLHTPMYFFLLNLALLDLGCISTTLPKAMANSLWNNRAISYIRCATQVFFFLFLFSAEYCLLTIMAYDRYVAICKPLHYGRLLGSRACAQMAAAAWGSGVLNAVLHTANTFSLPLCGQNTLDQFFCDIPSILKLSCSDSYLREVWLLLVGVCLASGCFVFIILSYVQIFRAVLRMPSEQGRHKAFSTCLPHLFVVSLFITTCFFAYLKPPSISSPSLNLVVAVLYSVIPPTLNPLIYSMRSRELKWAVSKVISWMVLNSDKLPLFFQK, from the coding sequence atgtccaacagcagctccatcaccgagttcctcctgctggcattcgcagacacgcgggagctgcagctcctgcactttgggctcttcctggccatctacctggctgccctcctgggcaacggcctcatcctcaccgccgtagcctgcgaccaccgcctccacacccccatgtacttcttcctcctcaacctcgccctcctcgacctgggctgcatctccaccactctccccaaagccatggccaattccctctggaaCAACAGGGCCATCTCGTACATAAGATGTGCCACAcaggtgtttttcttcctctttttgttttcagcagaatattgtcttctcaccatcatggcctacgaccgctacgttgccatctgcaagcccctgcactatgggaggctcctgggcagcagagcttgtgcccagatggcagcagctgcctggggcagtggggttctcaatgctgtcctgcacactgccaatacattttcactgccACTCTGTGGACAAAATACCCTGGATCAGTTCTTCTGCGATATCCCCTccatcctcaagctctcctgctcagactcctacctcagggaagtttgGCTTCTTCTGGTTGGTGTCTGTTTAGCatctggctgttttgttttcatcatacTGTCCTacgtgcagatcttcagggctgtgctgaggatgccctctgagcagggccggcacaaagccttctccaccTGCCTCCCTCACCTCtttgtggtctccctgtttatcaCCACCTGCTTTTTTGcttacctgaagcccccctccatctcctccccatccctgaacctggtggtggcagttctgtactcggtgatACCTCCAACattgaaccccctcatctacagcatgagaagcagGGAGCTCAAGTGGGCTGTTAGCAAAGTGATTTCATGGATGGTTCTGAATAGTGACAAActtcccctctttttccagaaatga